A DNA window from Brevibacillus sp. DP1.3A contains the following coding sequences:
- the mobQ gene encoding MobQ family relaxase, which produces MAIYHFSAQVISRSSGRSVVAAAAYRAGERLVDERYGKTYDYTKKDVAERAIAAPDYAPAWVKNRELLWNAVEAAEKQKNAQLCREINIALPRELTARDQRELLSLYVLEQFVARGMIADVAIHRDNPENPHAHIMLTMRPLHPDGTWGAKSRKEYVLDENGEKIKLPSGQYKSYKVRTTDWDMPETLETWRAEWARYANRALERAGHADRIDHRSLEAQGSERMPTIHEGVRVRQMERRGIQTDRGDVNRSVAEYNGLVVSLEAYRKEKDTLERKTSLEAPIASVESKEKQMAVLLAKAKEIKSKVERIDVDLQQVKERLRYYGEQQQRIADRNRLDKQIGELQQRGRGLLGLYNKNSKEIAELQRKVERLDERIQEHRTLAPSNREAVELQAQHQQLEQMKKELSGQFFAVRNKVKQLEETRQEKTMTLREAIYSLKDKATGIPMRYNQDDLDKPFEKATFSNRGGAEQLHYRLQDGTERSVLFQNVFMDRAQRSALFDVFSAAASAASKQLQRDDEARQQQMKKKRREMER; this is translated from the coding sequence GTGGCGATCTATCACTTTTCTGCACAAGTCATTTCACGATCTTCTGGACGTTCCGTTGTGGCTGCTGCTGCTTATCGGGCAGGGGAACGACTCGTTGATGAACGGTATGGAAAGACCTATGACTACACCAAAAAGGACGTGGCGGAACGTGCGATCGCGGCGCCTGACTATGCTCCTGCTTGGGTAAAAAATCGTGAGCTGCTATGGAATGCAGTCGAAGCAGCCGAGAAACAAAAAAACGCGCAGCTCTGCCGCGAGATTAATATAGCGTTGCCACGTGAGCTGACTGCTCGTGATCAGCGTGAATTGTTGTCGTTGTATGTGTTGGAGCAGTTTGTCGCTCGTGGCATGATTGCAGACGTGGCAATTCACCGCGACAATCCAGAGAATCCCCATGCTCATATCATGCTGACCATGCGCCCTTTGCATCCGGATGGAACCTGGGGAGCCAAGTCGAGGAAAGAGTACGTTCTGGACGAGAACGGGGAAAAGATCAAGCTACCGAGTGGACAGTACAAGTCGTACAAAGTCCGGACTACAGATTGGGATATGCCGGAAACGTTGGAGACATGGCGCGCGGAGTGGGCGCGTTATGCCAATCGAGCTTTGGAGCGAGCTGGCCATGCAGATCGCATTGACCATCGCAGCTTAGAAGCGCAAGGTAGCGAACGGATGCCGACCATTCATGAGGGCGTGCGGGTACGTCAGATGGAACGTCGCGGTATTCAAACGGATCGCGGTGACGTAAATCGTTCTGTAGCTGAATATAACGGGCTTGTCGTGTCACTTGAAGCGTACCGCAAGGAAAAGGATACTCTTGAAAGAAAAACGTCTCTTGAAGCCCCTATAGCGTCTGTAGAGAGCAAAGAGAAACAAATGGCGGTACTACTTGCAAAGGCAAAAGAGATTAAAAGCAAGGTCGAGCGCATCGACGTGGATCTCCAACAGGTAAAGGAGCGCTTGCGGTACTATGGCGAACAGCAGCAGCGCATTGCGGATCGCAACCGATTGGATAAGCAGATCGGGGAATTGCAGCAACGTGGCCGTGGCTTGCTTGGCCTGTATAACAAGAACAGCAAGGAGATTGCGGAGCTACAGCGCAAAGTCGAACGCCTGGACGAGCGCATCCAGGAGCATCGAACGCTTGCGCCGTCCAATCGGGAGGCTGTGGAGCTGCAAGCCCAACACCAACAATTGGAGCAGATGAAAAAAGAGCTGTCTGGCCAATTCTTTGCGGTGCGTAACAAAGTGAAGCAGTTAGAAGAGACGAGACAGGAAAAAACCATGACGCTACGTGAGGCGATCTATTCGCTGAAAGACAAGGCAACCGGTATTCCTATGCGCTATAACCAGGATGACCTCGATAAACCGTTTGAAAAGGCAACGTTTAGCAATCGTGGGGGAGCAGAGCAGCTTCATTATCGGCTTCAAGATGGCACTGAGCGCAGCGTGCTCTTCCAAAATGTTTTCATGGATAGAGCGCAGCGTAGCGCCTTGTTTGATGTATTTAGCGCAGCAGCGAGCGCGGCGAGCAAACAGTTACAGCGTGATGATGAAGCGCGTCAGCAGCAGATGAAGAAAAAACGGAGAGAAATGGAAAGATAG
- a CDS encoding MerR family transcriptional regulator, whose product MPSKLLTIAEIAKQLDVPESTVRFYRDRFEMYVPSVGEGRKKRYLPEATEVLRFIADSFKRNATATEIEEALSRAFPRTIEFHDETAVTTAAAQQQSVFVPTEQLNMLIAHLATSMQTMADQKQEIAELRKQVASIQDEQEQQLTRSQKLDEAMTTILEVRKELAAIRERENLPWWKKLFGK is encoded by the coding sequence ATGCCAAGCAAGTTGTTAACAATCGCAGAGATTGCGAAGCAGCTCGACGTTCCCGAATCCACGGTTCGATTCTACCGTGATCGCTTCGAAATGTACGTCCCATCTGTCGGGGAAGGACGGAAAAAACGGTATCTTCCAGAGGCTACGGAAGTGTTGCGGTTCATTGCAGATTCTTTCAAACGCAACGCAACCGCAACGGAGATCGAAGAGGCTCTAAGCCGCGCCTTTCCTAGAACAATCGAGTTCCACGACGAAACCGCAGTAACAACAGCAGCAGCGCAGCAGCAATCAGTTTTCGTCCCAACTGAGCAGCTCAACATGCTGATAGCGCATCTCGCTACGTCCATGCAGACCATGGCCGATCAAAAACAGGAGATCGCAGAGCTGAGAAAACAGGTTGCCAGTATCCAAGACGAACAAGAGCAGCAGCTTACACGCAGCCAAAAACTTGATGAAGCCATGACCACCATCCTGGAAGTAAGGAAGGAGCTCGCGGCGATCCGCGAAAGAGAAAACTTGCCCTGGTGGAAGAAACTCTTTGGGAAGTGA